The proteins below are encoded in one region of Lagenorhynchus albirostris chromosome 7, mLagAlb1.1, whole genome shotgun sequence:
- the LOC132522962 gene encoding translationally-controlled tumor protein-like: MIIYRGLINHDEMFPDMYKIREIADRLCLEVEGKMVSRREGNMDDSLIGGNASSEGPEGKGTESTVITGVDTVMNNHVQETSFTKEAYKNYIKDYMKSIKGKLEEQRPERVKPFMTGTAEQIKHILANFKNYQFFIGENMNPDGMVALLDYCEDCVIPNMIFFKDGLEIEKC, translated from the coding sequence ATGATCATCTACCGGGGCCTCATCAACCATGATGAGATGTTCCCTGACATGTACAAGATCCGGGAGATTGCGGATAGGCTGTGTCTGGAGGTGGAGGGGAAGATGGTCAGTAGGAGAGAGGGTAACATGGATGACTCACTCATTGGTGGAAATGCCTCCTCTGAAGGCCCTGAGGGCAAAGGTACTGAAAGCACAGTAATCACTGGTGTGGATACTGTCATGAACAATCACGTGCAAGAAACCAGTTTCACAAAAGAAGCCTACAAGAACTACATCAAGGATTACATGAAGTCAATCAAAGGGAAGCTTGAAGAACAGAGACCAGAAAGAGTAAAACCTTTTATGACAGGGACTGCAGAACAAATCAAGCACATCCTTGCTAATTTCAAAAACTATCAGTTCTTTATTGGTGAAAACATGAATCCAGATGGCATGGTTGCTCTGCTGGACTACTGTGAGGATTGTGTGATACcaaatatgattttctttaagGATGGTCtagaaattgaaaaatgttaa